A window of the Brassica napus cultivar Da-Ae chromosome C5, Da-Ae, whole genome shotgun sequence genome harbors these coding sequences:
- the LOC125575263 gene encoding probable prolyl 4-hydroxylase 7 isoform X1, producing MLLKKCIVSVVSLILQPAASIVAFAGFQLLGKLEKSIVADNDSGESVASEVRTSSGMFLSKRQDDIVATVEAKLAAWTFLPEENGQSMQILHYENGQKYEPHFDFFHDQVNQQLGGHRIATVLMYLSNVKKGGETVFPMWKIYKAQRNVVLCAAGILLYWCIHHICKYNKDLEHLEELEKRYKAE from the exons ATGCTTCTGAAGAAATGCATCGTGTCGGTCGTCTCGCTCATACTCCAGCCTGCCGCCTCCATCGTCGCCTTCGCAGGGTTTCAACTCCTCG GGAAGCTTGAGAAGTCAATTGTTGCTGATAATGATTCAGGGGAGAGCGTAGCGAGTGAAGTACGCACAAGTTCTGGAATGTTTCTTTCCAAAAGACAG GATGATATAGTTGCTACTGTCGAGGCAAAACTTGCTGCTTGGACTTTTCTTCCCGAGG AAAATGGACAATCCATGCAAATACTGCACTACGAGAATGGCCAAAAATATGAACCGCATTTTGACTTCTTTCACGACCAAGTAAACCAACAGCTTGGTGGTCATCGGATCGCCACTGTATTGATGTACTTGTCCAACGTCAAAAAGGGTGGAGAAACTGTGTTTCCCATGTGGAAG ATCTACAAGGCTCAGAGGAATGTGGTTCTGTGTGCGGCTGGGATCCTTCTCTACTG GTGTATTCATCACATCTGCAAGTACAACAAAGACCTTGAGCATTTGGAGGAACTAGAGAAGAGATACAAGGCAGAGTAG
- the LOC125575263 gene encoding probable prolyl 4-hydroxylase 7 isoform X2 has protein sequence MFLSKRQDDIVATVEAKLAAWTFLPEENGQSMQILHYENGQKYEPHFDFFHDQVNQQLGGHRIATVLMYLSNVKKGGETVFPMWKIYKAQRNVVLCAAGILLYWCIHHICKYNKDLEHLEELEKRYKAE, from the exons ATGTTTCTTTCCAAAAGACAG GATGATATAGTTGCTACTGTCGAGGCAAAACTTGCTGCTTGGACTTTTCTTCCCGAGG AAAATGGACAATCCATGCAAATACTGCACTACGAGAATGGCCAAAAATATGAACCGCATTTTGACTTCTTTCACGACCAAGTAAACCAACAGCTTGGTGGTCATCGGATCGCCACTGTATTGATGTACTTGTCCAACGTCAAAAAGGGTGGAGAAACTGTGTTTCCCATGTGGAAG ATCTACAAGGCTCAGAGGAATGTGGTTCTGTGTGCGGCTGGGATCCTTCTCTACTG GTGTATTCATCACATCTGCAAGTACAACAAAGACCTTGAGCATTTGGAGGAACTAGAGAAGAGATACAAGGCAGAGTAG
- the LOC106441648 gene encoding uncharacterized protein LOC106441648, with amino-acid sequence MGVLRRYMQSPRESHGAAMKQCLRYLQGTTTSYGIMFHCSNSKPMKIIGYSDISHYVDPGDVALSSCEPEFMAGTEAARQAIWIQDLLIEVMGDTSEKVVIGIDNQLKIALTRNPVFYENEKLEVEHVPGHEHKLDILTKALGIIKFKEMRDLIGVQDVLIEDFKLKGENVGLR; translated from the exons ATGGGTGTCTTGAGAAGGTACATGCAGTCACCAAGAGAGTCACATGGAGCAGCTATGAAGCAATGCTTAAGGTATCTACAGGGTACAACTACTTCTTACGGCATAATGTTTCATTGCAGCAACTCAAAACCAATGAAGATAATAGGATACAGCGACATCAGTCATTATGTTGATCCTGGTGATG TGGCATTATCCTCATGTGAACCCGAGTTCATGGCCGGAACAGAAGCAGCTCGGCAAGCCATATGGATACAAGATTTGCTCATCGAAGTTATGGGAGATACGAGTGAGAAAGTGGTTATCGGGATTGATAACCAGTTGAAAATTGCTTTGACAAGGAACCCTGTGTTTTATG AGAATGAGAAATTAGAAGTAGAGCATGTTCCTGGACATGAACATAAGCTGGATATATTGACAAAGGCACTTGGAATAATCAAGTTTAAAGAGATGAGAGATCTCATTGGAGTTCAAGATGTGTTGATAGAAGACTTCAAGCTTAAGGGAGAGAATGTTGGATTAAGATGA